A window from Vigna angularis cultivar LongXiaoDou No.4 chromosome 7, ASM1680809v1, whole genome shotgun sequence encodes these proteins:
- the LOC108336269 gene encoding probable GTP-binding protein OBGC2, with translation MVSLISPPSSSPNIQLRETRFFSSLFIPPRSVRFLQNTRNHENHKWKTLRCGVTSAGASPPPSLTKEPHKFFDHVIITVRAGDGGHGAVLNHREKNELEQGKTKKKGKGSLKRDFDGSLILPTGGHGGDVVIYADEAKDTLLEFHNKSRYHAKRGGNVGAMGVLTSMLRDGLVAPTMRIPVPVGTVVKSKRGKVLADLAQPGDEVLVARGGQGGISLLEMPQRQRKKMMALTTNVMRDDSDKILVHGQPGEEVKLELILRVVADVGLIGLPNAGKSTLLAAITLAKPDIADYPFTTLMPNLGRLGGDPSLGAGMYSSEATLADLPGLIEGAHLGKGLGRNFLRHLRRTRLLVHVVDAATESPVNDYRTVREELRMYNPAYLERPYVVVLNKIDLPEAKDRLPSLIQEIMRIGNRDAQLSDETDTKEKKLEDYPKPLSVVGVSVLKGIQITEMLKEIRSALKKCSGSSETLIST, from the exons ATGGTGTCTCTGATTTCGCCACCTTCTTCGTCTCCGAACATTCAATTGCGCGAAACTCGTTTCTTCTCCAGTCTCTTCATTCCGCCAAG GAGCGTCAGATTCCTCCAAAACACACGAAACCACGAAAATCACAAATGGAAAACGCTACGGTGCGGCGTTACCAGCGCCGGTGCGTCTCCTCCGCCGTCGTTGACGAAGGAGCCTCACAAGTTCTTCGACCACGTAATCATCACCGTTCGCGCCGGTGACGGAGGCCACGGCGCGGTGCTGAATCACAGAGAGAAGAACGAGCTGGAGCAGGGTAAAACGAAGAAGAAAGGGAAAGGCTCGTTGAAGAGGGACTTCGACGGGTCGCTCATACTACCTACGGGAGGGCACGGAGGGGACGTGGTGATCTACGCCGACGAGGCCAAAGACACGTTGCTGGAGTTTCACAACAAGAGCAGGTATCACGCCAAGCGCGGTGGCAACGTTGGTGCGATGGGCGTTTTGACGTCGATGTTGCGCGATGGACTTGTGGCTCCCACGATGCGCATTCCTGTTCCTGTAG GTACAGTTGTGAAAAGCAAACGAGGGAAGGTGTTGGCTGATTTAGCACAACCTGGCGATGAAGTTCTTGTTGCTAGGGGAGGACAGGGAGGG ATTAGCTTGTTGGAAATGCCACAGCGTCAAAGAAAAAAGATGATGGCTCTGACAACTAATGTGATGAGAGATGACTCGGACAAG aTTTTAGTTCACGGTCAACCTGGAGAGGAAGTTAAGTTGGAGTTGATCCTACGAGTTGTAGCCGACGTTGGTCTGATT GGACTTCCAAATGCTGGGAAATCAACACTTCTGGCAGCCATTACACTTGCTAAACCTGATATTGCTGATTACCCTTTTACAACATTAATGCCAAATCTTGGACGCCTAGGTGGTGATCCCAGCTTGGGGGCTGGAATGTATTCATCAGAAGCTACATTGGCAGATTTGCCTGGTCTTATTGAAGGCGCTCACTTAGGAAAg GGTCTTGGTCGTAATTTTTTGAGGCACCTCAGAAGGACCCGGCTTTTGGTCCATGTTGTTGATGCTGCCACTGAGAGTCCTGTAAATGACTACAGAACGGTCAGAGAA GAGTTGCGCATGTATAATCCTGCTTACCTTGAGAGACCGTATGTTGTAGTTTTGAATAAGATTGACCTACCAGAG GCAAAGGACAGACTTCCATCGTTGATTCAAGAAATCATGAGAATTGGCAACCGTGATGCTCAATTGTCTGATGAAACTGACACGAAGGAGAAAAAACTTGAGGACTATCCTAAACCTCTCTCTGTTGTTGGAGTCAGTGTTCT AAAGGGCATCCAGATTACTGAGATGTTAAAGGAGATAAGGTCTGCTTTAAAGAAATGCTCGGGTTCAAGTGAAACATTGATTTCTACTTGA
- the LOC108337036 gene encoding G-type lectin S-receptor-like serine/threonine-protein kinase At4g27290 isoform X1: MENHHKHKLTMVRVFFFCIISTFLLSIQGTLTLTPNESIQGNTTMVSSAGTFEAGFFQFGNSQDQYFCIWYKNISPKTIVWVANRDAPVKNSTAFFTLTEQGVPVILDASGSVVWTSNSSRTAKKPVMQLLDSGNLVVQDGDSTKDLLWESFDYPGDTFLAGMKLRTNFVTGPFRFLTSWRNAEDPGSGEFSYHIDAHGYPQLVTTKGELLFSRGGPWNGNVFSGVSWRRTLRLVKFSLESNDKEVIYQYKTLEAETITRLVINPAGLVQRLLWSGGSRGWEILSTRPMDQCDYYSFCDVNSLCNVTNSPKICTCLEGFVPKFYERWSSLDWSGGCVRRVNLSCDGDRFRKYTGMKFPDTSSSWYNDSLSLEKCEDLCLKDCSCTAFANINASGRGCLLWFGDITDLSRHTDQGQDIYMRLEASELVYSSDHGGSNQSFNSKNIAGIIVGIVFLVVVLGLATFTYMKRKKLAKREVLKIFHWKFKREKEDVELSKIFDFSTISAATNNFSPSNLLGEGGFGPVYKGILKDGQDIAVKRLAKTSEQGAEQFKNEFMLMAKLQHRNLVKLHGCSIHQEERLLIYEYMPNRSLDYFIFDSTQSKQLGLTKRLQIIDGIARGLLYLHQDSRLRIIHRDLKASNILLDNDMNPKISDFGLARTFGADQAEANTNRVMGTYGYMPPEYALHGHFSIKSDVFSFGVMVMEIISGRKNRSFHDSKHQLNLLSHAWRLWTEDKPLELIDEVLDYPTTPFEILRCIHVGLLCVQQTPQNRPNMSSVVLMLNGEKVLPEPSPPGFYTGTTTQFPIQAESSSRSCGDRTQNEVTVSLLQPR, encoded by the exons ATGGAAAACCATCATAAACACAAGTTAACAATGGTACGCGTTTTCTTTTTCTGCATCATCTCCACGTTCCTATTATCTATACAAGGCACCCTTACTCTCACTCCAAATGAATCAATCCAAGGCAATACGACCATGGTTTCTTCTGCTGGAACTTTTGAAGCTGGATTCTTTCAGTTTGGAAATTCACAAGATCAATACTTTTGTATATGGTACAAGAACATATCACCAAAGACTATTGTGTGGGTGGCCAACAGAGATGCCCCAGTGAAAAATTCAACAGCATTTTTCACACTAACAGAACAAGGAGTTCCTGTTATTCTTGATGCCTCAGGAAGTGTTGTGTGGACCTCCAATTCATCAAGAACCGCTAAGAAACCAGTTATGCAGCTTCTAGACTCGGGAAATCTTGTTGTGCAAGATGGAGACAGCACAAAAGACCTTTTGTGGGAAAGTTTTGATTACCCTGGTGACACTTTCCTTGCAGGAATGAAACTTCGTACAAACTTTGTGACTGGTCCTTTTAGGTTTCTCACATCTTGGAGAAACGCAGAAGATCCTGGCTCTGGTGAGTTTTCATATCACATAGATGCTCATGGCTATCCTCAACTGGTTACTACAAAGGGAGAACTTTTGTTCAGTAGAGGAGGGCCATGGAACGGCAATGTTTTCAGTGGAGTTTCATGGAGAAGAACGCTTAGACTCGTAAAGTTTTCGCTTGAGAGTAACGACAAGGAAGTCATTTACCAATATAAGACCTTAGAGGCTGAAACTATTACAAGGTTAGTGATCAACCCAGCTGGTCTTGTGCAACGTTTGTTATGGTCGGGTGGCAGCCGGGGTTGGGAGATTTTATCCACTCGTCCCATGGATCAGTGTGACTATTATTCCTTTTGTGATGTGAATTCACTGTGTAATGTTACTAACTCTCCAAAAATATGTACATGTTTAGAAGGTTTTGTACCAAAGTTCTATGAGAGATGGAGTTCACTGGATTGGTCTGGTGGGTGTGTCAGAAGAGTAAATTTGAGTTGTGATGGTGATAGGTTTCGGAAGTACACTGGAATGAAGTTTCCAGacacttcttcttcttggtATAACGACAGTTTGAGCCTCGAGAAGTGTGAGGATTTGTGTTTGAAAGACTGTTCTTGCACCGCATTTGCAAATATAAATGCCAGTGGGAGAGGGTGCTTGCTTTGGTTTGGTGACATTACTGATTTGAGTAGACACACAGACCAAGGACAAGATATTTACATGAGACTTGAAGCTTCAGAGTTAG TTTATTCCTCAGATCATGGAGGGAGTAATCAGAGCTTCAATAGCAAGAATATCGCAGGGATAATAGTAGGCATCGTTTTCTTGGTCGTGGTGCTTGGATTGGCCACATTCACATATATGAAGAGGAAGAAGCTCGCGAAGAGAG AGgtgctaaaaatatttcattggAAGTTCAAAAGGGAGAAGGAAGATGTGGAGCTatcaaaaatatttgatttttcaacCATCTCTGCTGCTACCAATAACTTTTCACCCAGTAACTTATTAGGAGAAGGTGGCTTCGGGCCAGTGTACAAG GGTATACTGAAAGATGGGCAAGATATTGCAGTCAAGAGGCTTGCAAAAACTTCTGAACAAGGAGCGGAGCAGTTCAAGAATGAATTCATGTTAATGGCAAAACTTCAACATCGCAATCTTGTAAAACTTCATGGTTGTTCTATTCACCAAGAAGAAAGGCTTTTGATCTATGAATACATGCCCAACAGAAGCTTGGATTACTTCATTTTTG ATTCAACGCAAAGTAAACAACTGGGTTTGACAAAGCGCCTTCAAATTATTGATGGTATAGCACGAGGGCTACTCTATCTTCACCAAGACTCTAGATTGAGAATCATCCACAGAGATCTCAAAGCCAGCAATATTCTTCTAGACAACGATATGAATCCAAAGATATCGGATTTTGGTTTGGCTAGAACATTTGGAGCAGATCAAGCTGAGGCCAATACAAATAGAGTGATGGGAACATA TGGTTATATGCCTCCTGAATATGCTCTCCATGGACATTTCTCAATCAAATCTGATGTATTTAGCTTTGGTGTGATGGTAATGGAGATAATCAGTGGGAGAAAGAATCGTAGTTTTCATGACTCTAAGCATCAGCTTAATCTTCTTAGTCAT GCATGGAGATTGTGGACTGAAGACAAGCCACTGGAGCTAATAGATGAGGTATTAGATTATCCAACCACACCATTTGAAATACTTAGATGCATTCATGTGGGTCTGTTATGTGTACAACAAACACCACAAAACAGACCAAACATGTCCTCTGTGGTTTTGATGTTGAATGGTGAAAAGGTATTGCCTGAGCCAAGTCCACCTGGGTTCTACACAGGCACAACTACTCAGTTTCCCATTCAGGCAGAATCTTCTTCGAGAAGTTGTggagatagaacacaaaatgaAGTTACAGTGTCCTTGTTACAGCCACGATAG
- the LOC108337037 gene encoding ethylene-responsive transcription factor ABI4: MLTSGMRMNASKQVKKSAKASSRKGCMRGKGGPENASCTFKGVRQRTWGKWVAEIREPNRGARLWLGTYETSVEAAMAYDCAARQLYGSDAKLNLPDLAMALAFNFQFPPPSPQIPHMQPSPQLQHSQIPSPYDIFNLPSFDFINNLTDDTNIMFNPVLSMPPQHAIADSAPVYASDSHVAVPYENTTIPMAIHPSNPLEINEDTVDPFGGSFNDIPDPMFDDSIWAEAARSLDFPLIPDAAGINEAETFLEVGPWDSLQTP; the protein is encoded by the coding sequence ATGCTGACATCAGGCATGAGAATGAATGCTAGTAAGCAGGTGAAAAAATCTGCAAAAGCGAGTTCCAGAAAGGGGTGTATGAGAGGCAAAGGAGGCCCTGAGAATGCCAGTTGCACCTTCAAAGGTGTGAGGCAGAGAACTTGGGGCAAATGGGTGGCTGAGATCCGTGAGCCTAACCGTGGTGCACGCCTCTGGCTTGGCACATATGAGACCTCTGTAGAGGCTGCCATGGCTTATGATTGTGCAGCACGTCAGCTCTACGGATCTGATGCAAAACTCAACCTCCCAGACCTTGCTATGGCCTTGGCCTTTAATTTCCAGTTTCCACCACCAAGCCCTCAGATCCCTCAcatgcaaccatcaccacagcTTCAACACTCTCAGATTCCCTCTCCCTATGACATTTTCAATCTCCCCTCCTTTGATTTCATCAACAACCTCACCGATGACACCAACATCATGTTCAACCCTGTGCTCTCCATGCCTCCTCAACATGCAATTGCTGATTCTGCGCCAGTGTACGCCAGCGACTCTCATGTCGCAGTTCCCTATGAAAACACCACCATCCCCATGGCGATTCACCCCTCCAACCCCTTGGAGATCAACGAGGACACGGTTGATCCCTTTGGGGGGTCTTTCAATGACATTCCTGACCCTATGTTTGATGATTCCATCTGGGCTGAAGCTGCAAGGTCTCTTGATTTCCCTCTGATACCAGATGCTGCAGGAATTAATGAAGCTGAAACCTTTCTTGAAGTGGGTCCTTGGGACTCTCTGCAAACTCCCTGA
- the LOC108337036 gene encoding G-type lectin S-receptor-like serine/threonine-protein kinase At4g27290 isoform X2 — translation MENHHKHKLTMVRVFFFCIISTFLLSIQGTLTLTPNESIQGNTTMVSSAGTFEAGFFQFGNSQDQYFCIWYKNISPKTIVWVANRDAPVKNSTAFFTLTEQGVPVILDASGSVVWTSNSSRTAKKPVMQLLDSGNLVVQDGDSTKDLLWESFDYPGDTFLAGMKLRTNFVTGPFRFLTSWRNAEDPGSGEFSYHIDAHGYPQLVTTKGELLFSRGGPWNGNVFSGVSWRRTLRLVKFSLESNDKEVIYQYKTLEAETITRLVINPAGLVQRLLWSGGSRGWEILSTRPMDQCDYYSFCDVNSLCNVTNSPKICTCLEGFVPKFYERWSSLDWSGGCVRRVNLSCDGDRFRKYTGMKFPDTSSSWYNDSLSLEKCEDLCLKDCSCTAFANINASGRGCLLWFGDITDLSRHTDQGQDIYMRLEASELDHGGSNQSFNSKNIAGIIVGIVFLVVVLGLATFTYMKRKKLAKREVLKIFHWKFKREKEDVELSKIFDFSTISAATNNFSPSNLLGEGGFGPVYKGILKDGQDIAVKRLAKTSEQGAEQFKNEFMLMAKLQHRNLVKLHGCSIHQEERLLIYEYMPNRSLDYFIFDSTQSKQLGLTKRLQIIDGIARGLLYLHQDSRLRIIHRDLKASNILLDNDMNPKISDFGLARTFGADQAEANTNRVMGTYGYMPPEYALHGHFSIKSDVFSFGVMVMEIISGRKNRSFHDSKHQLNLLSHAWRLWTEDKPLELIDEVLDYPTTPFEILRCIHVGLLCVQQTPQNRPNMSSVVLMLNGEKVLPEPSPPGFYTGTTTQFPIQAESSSRSCGDRTQNEVTVSLLQPR, via the exons ATGGAAAACCATCATAAACACAAGTTAACAATGGTACGCGTTTTCTTTTTCTGCATCATCTCCACGTTCCTATTATCTATACAAGGCACCCTTACTCTCACTCCAAATGAATCAATCCAAGGCAATACGACCATGGTTTCTTCTGCTGGAACTTTTGAAGCTGGATTCTTTCAGTTTGGAAATTCACAAGATCAATACTTTTGTATATGGTACAAGAACATATCACCAAAGACTATTGTGTGGGTGGCCAACAGAGATGCCCCAGTGAAAAATTCAACAGCATTTTTCACACTAACAGAACAAGGAGTTCCTGTTATTCTTGATGCCTCAGGAAGTGTTGTGTGGACCTCCAATTCATCAAGAACCGCTAAGAAACCAGTTATGCAGCTTCTAGACTCGGGAAATCTTGTTGTGCAAGATGGAGACAGCACAAAAGACCTTTTGTGGGAAAGTTTTGATTACCCTGGTGACACTTTCCTTGCAGGAATGAAACTTCGTACAAACTTTGTGACTGGTCCTTTTAGGTTTCTCACATCTTGGAGAAACGCAGAAGATCCTGGCTCTGGTGAGTTTTCATATCACATAGATGCTCATGGCTATCCTCAACTGGTTACTACAAAGGGAGAACTTTTGTTCAGTAGAGGAGGGCCATGGAACGGCAATGTTTTCAGTGGAGTTTCATGGAGAAGAACGCTTAGACTCGTAAAGTTTTCGCTTGAGAGTAACGACAAGGAAGTCATTTACCAATATAAGACCTTAGAGGCTGAAACTATTACAAGGTTAGTGATCAACCCAGCTGGTCTTGTGCAACGTTTGTTATGGTCGGGTGGCAGCCGGGGTTGGGAGATTTTATCCACTCGTCCCATGGATCAGTGTGACTATTATTCCTTTTGTGATGTGAATTCACTGTGTAATGTTACTAACTCTCCAAAAATATGTACATGTTTAGAAGGTTTTGTACCAAAGTTCTATGAGAGATGGAGTTCACTGGATTGGTCTGGTGGGTGTGTCAGAAGAGTAAATTTGAGTTGTGATGGTGATAGGTTTCGGAAGTACACTGGAATGAAGTTTCCAGacacttcttcttcttggtATAACGACAGTTTGAGCCTCGAGAAGTGTGAGGATTTGTGTTTGAAAGACTGTTCTTGCACCGCATTTGCAAATATAAATGCCAGTGGGAGAGGGTGCTTGCTTTGGTTTGGTGACATTACTGATTTGAGTAGACACACAGACCAAGGACAAGATATTTACATGAGACTTGAAGCTTCAGAGTTAG ATCATGGAGGGAGTAATCAGAGCTTCAATAGCAAGAATATCGCAGGGATAATAGTAGGCATCGTTTTCTTGGTCGTGGTGCTTGGATTGGCCACATTCACATATATGAAGAGGAAGAAGCTCGCGAAGAGAG AGgtgctaaaaatatttcattggAAGTTCAAAAGGGAGAAGGAAGATGTGGAGCTatcaaaaatatttgatttttcaacCATCTCTGCTGCTACCAATAACTTTTCACCCAGTAACTTATTAGGAGAAGGTGGCTTCGGGCCAGTGTACAAG GGTATACTGAAAGATGGGCAAGATATTGCAGTCAAGAGGCTTGCAAAAACTTCTGAACAAGGAGCGGAGCAGTTCAAGAATGAATTCATGTTAATGGCAAAACTTCAACATCGCAATCTTGTAAAACTTCATGGTTGTTCTATTCACCAAGAAGAAAGGCTTTTGATCTATGAATACATGCCCAACAGAAGCTTGGATTACTTCATTTTTG ATTCAACGCAAAGTAAACAACTGGGTTTGACAAAGCGCCTTCAAATTATTGATGGTATAGCACGAGGGCTACTCTATCTTCACCAAGACTCTAGATTGAGAATCATCCACAGAGATCTCAAAGCCAGCAATATTCTTCTAGACAACGATATGAATCCAAAGATATCGGATTTTGGTTTGGCTAGAACATTTGGAGCAGATCAAGCTGAGGCCAATACAAATAGAGTGATGGGAACATA TGGTTATATGCCTCCTGAATATGCTCTCCATGGACATTTCTCAATCAAATCTGATGTATTTAGCTTTGGTGTGATGGTAATGGAGATAATCAGTGGGAGAAAGAATCGTAGTTTTCATGACTCTAAGCATCAGCTTAATCTTCTTAGTCAT GCATGGAGATTGTGGACTGAAGACAAGCCACTGGAGCTAATAGATGAGGTATTAGATTATCCAACCACACCATTTGAAATACTTAGATGCATTCATGTGGGTCTGTTATGTGTACAACAAACACCACAAAACAGACCAAACATGTCCTCTGTGGTTTTGATGTTGAATGGTGAAAAGGTATTGCCTGAGCCAAGTCCACCTGGGTTCTACACAGGCACAACTACTCAGTTTCCCATTCAGGCAGAATCTTCTTCGAGAAGTTGTggagatagaacacaaaatgaAGTTACAGTGTCCTTGTTACAGCCACGATAG